The Pirellulales bacterium genomic interval ACGAAGTTTGCAACGCCTGCGCACCGATCGGCTCGACCTCTACCTGCTGCACTGGCGCGGCAGCGTCCCCTTGGTCGAAACGTTAGACGCTTTCACCAAGCTGCAGCAGTCGGGCAAGATTCGCTACTTCGGCGTCAGCAACTTCGATCTCGCCGACATGCAGGAGTGGTGGTCGCTGGCCGGCGGCTCCACGGTGGCCACGAACCAGGTGCTCTACAATCTCACACGCCGCGGCATCGAAGGCGATCTCTTACCCTGGCAGCGCGAGCATAGCCTGCCGCTGATGGCCTACTCGCCCATCGAGCAAGGCCGTCTCGCGAAGAACAAAAAGCTCACCACCTTCGCCAACAAACACGGACTCACCACGACGCAAGCAGCACTCGCCTGGCTCCTCGCGCACGACGACATCATGGTCATTCCCAAAACGAGCCACCCCGAGCGCCTGCGCGAAAATCTCGCGGCCCTCGAACTCCCCCTCTCCCCCGAACAACAAGCCGAGCTCGACGAACTCTTCCCGCCCCCCACCGGCCCGCAACCGCTCGAGATGCTCTAAAGCTCGGCTCGCGTGTCGCTTCAACTAAAGAACACTAATCGGCACTAATTCCCACTAATCAGTCATTAGTGTGGATTAGTGCCGATTAGCGTTCCCCCCCACTCGGTCAGAAACGGAAGTGATCCACAGATTACGCAGCTGGACACAGATTGACGCGAAACCCTTTCGGATTATTAGTGTTCATTAGTGGCCATTAGCGTTCCTTTGCCGAAGACTCCAGACACGGGCAATCCTTACGATCGCCACAGCTTTCCCCGGCAAAAACTTGCACTTTTTCAGCCCAGCGGCGACAATGCCTAGCTGGTGGGGGAGACACCATACCCAGAGCTTACGCTCCGCTCGGCACGCGACCGCACCCGAGCGCTTGTGCCACCGTCCGCTCCGCGCGCGGCTTGCCTGGCACAAAACATCCCTATCGGTACCAAGGAGAATTCGAGTGACCAAGGCTCACGAATCGAGCGTCACGCGTCGCGATGTTTTGAAGACCTCCGGCACGTTGGCGGCCGTCACGACGTTGGCCGGCCTCGCGGTGCCCAAGGTACACGCCGCCGAAAACAACACCATCCAGGTCGCGCTGGTCGGGTGCGGCGGTCGCGGCACCGGCGCCGCGATGAACGCCCTCTCGACCCAACAAGGTCCCGTCAAGCTCGTGGCCATGGCCGACGTCTTCCAGGATCGGCTGAGCAACAGCTACGAGCAGTTGAGCAAGGAGAAGCCCGACCTGGTCGACGTGCCCGAGGATCGCCGTTTCATCGGCTTCGACAGCTACCAGCGCGCCATGGACTGCCTGAACCCGGGCGATGTGGTGATCTTTGCCACGCCTCCCGCCTTCCGTTGGGTTCACTTCGGCCACGCCATCGACAAGAACCTGCACGTCTTCATGGAAAAGCCGACCACGGTCGACGGTCCCACCACCCGCCGCATGATCGATCTGGCCAAGAAGTCGGTCGAAAAGAATCTCAAGGTCGGCGTGGGCCTGATGTGCCGCCACTGCAACGCGCGACAAGAGCTCCACGATCGCATCCAGAACGGAGAGATCGGCGACATCGTGCTGTTGCGTGCCTACCGGCAATTGGGTCCCACCGGTTTCGCCTTCGCGGGCCAGAAGCCGGCCGAGCAGTCGGAGCTCGAATATCAGATTCGCAACTTCCACGCCTTCCTCTGGGCCAGCGGCGGCGCGTTCAGCGACTTCCTGATCCACAACATCGACGAATCGTGCTGGATGAAAGAGGCCTGGCCCGTCGAGGCGAAGGCCTCGGGCGGACGCCATTTCCGCGGCGATAACGTCGATCAGAACTTCGACACCTACGCGGTCGAGTACACGTTCGACGACGGCTCGAAGATGTTCCTCGAGGGACGCACGATGACCGGCTGTGCGCAGGAGTTCGCCAGCTACGCCCACGGCAGCAAGGGTGCCGCGGTGATTTCGACCTCGTCGCACGCGCCGGCCCGCTGCCGCATCTACAAGGATCAGCGCATCAAGAAGGGGGACATCGTGTGGCGCTACGGCCAGTCCGAGCCGAGCCCCTACCAGTTGGAGTGGGATCACCTGATGGCGGCGATCCGTTCGGACACGCCCTACAACGAAGCCCAGCGCGGCGCCGAGGCCAGCCTCGTCACGTCGATGGGACGCATGGCCGCCCACACGGGCCAGATCATCACCTACGACAAGATCCTGAGCTCCGACCACGAGTTCGCCCCGGATGTCGACAAACTAACCATCGGCGGCGCCGCACCGTTGGTAGCCGACGCTGAAGGCAAATACCCCATCCCGCAACCCGGCATCACCACCGACCGCGAATACTTCACCTAGTAGTCCCCGAGCGACGAATCACAGACATCGACATGCCTGCTGCCAATCAAGTGGCACAGGCTGCCAGCCTGTGTGTGGGGAAACAAACCCGACGGATTCGAGTGGCACTGCCCGCTCCCCCAACAGTGTGTTGAAACCACACCGACCGCCACCCGAAATCCAACCGTTGACGCAGCAAGAATCGCGAAACGCTCGCAAAATTACGGAACGAAAACAAAAAAACGCCTCGTCGGTCACAAGATCGGCGAGGCGTTTTTTTGGATCGCTGCGCTGTTCTGTTCAAGCGGCGCTGCACAGCGTGGGGAAAGTCGCGGGGGCCGATCGAACCGGCCTTCCGTCGCGAGCGGCGAAATGGGGCGAACGCGTGTCCCAGAAGCTGAACCTCGACCACACGATCCGTCCCCGCGGCCGACCTTGCAAAAAAAGTTCTGCCCCTTTCCTCTTCCCTGGCTCAGCCGTTCTGGACATCGTCGAGTTCGCCGCTTGCAATTACGGTTGCGCCATTCCGTTTCTCGAGCCTGATAACTTGAGCCGCAGCATAACGCTGCAACAGAGTTGCCAAAGCCCGTGAGTGGGTCGTAATCCAGACTTGCGAATTTCTTCCCGCTTGTGAAATCAATCGCGCCAACGGTTCATAAAGTTTCGGGTGCAAATTGGCATCGGGCTCGTTAATCGCGAGCAAAGCCGGAGGCCTGGGGCTCAGAAGAGCCGCAGCGAGGCACAAATACTTAAGTGTTCCATCGGAAAGCTCGCTACCCCGAAAGGCACGGCGAAATTCCGGCATTGCAAGGGCAATTTCCATGCCCCCGTTAGATGATTCAATTTCGACGCTGCCGCCGGGAAATGCATCGGAAACCGCAGCATTAAGAACGTCGCCCTCGCCAATCTCAAGAATTGTTTGTAGCGCTGCTGCCAGGTCCGTCCCGTCATGACTCAGGACAGGCGTTTGCACTCCGATTTGAGGACGACGCAAGGGCGATTCAAAGTCAGTCCGGAATTGGTGATAAAACCGCCAGCCCAGCAGCACGCTTCGCAGGGCTGATAATTCCGGATAGCGATGCGGCTCTCGAAGTTCCGACAAGATCGATTCGGCATCGGATAAATCAAGAGGAAACTTTACGGCGCGCCCCGTCTCGTCGCGAAGCTGTGCAGAGCCATTTTCGCGTCGAAAGACGCTCGTCTTGCGATCGCCGTCGTGGAACCATAATTCCTCGCTCCGAATCAGCGGATCGAGGTGGAATGCCGACTTACTAGGCATTGGCAAGCCGCAGGCAAAGTGGTACGACCATTGATCGAATTCGACTTCAATGGTAATTCGTTTTGAAACCCCTTTGATTTGTTCGCCGGCCCAAAGCGCACTTGCCATGCCACCCTCGTTTGCCAGCGTGCGAGCAAATCGTCCTTCGGCGGCCGCTGCCAGGAGATACAACGAACGGTACAGATTGGATTTGCCGCATCCGTTTGCTCCCTCTAGCACATTCACTGGCCCAAGCCGTAATTGCACTCGTTGGATTGAGCGGTAACCTCGCACTTGAAGTGAACGGATCGGCATCATGGAGAACGTCTGGAAAATCAGAAATCAGGAAGGGGTCAGAACTGCTCTGTCTCGCAGAAGCTGCTCACTACCATGGTGCGCTTGGCGCAACTCCAAGGAAGGTTGCCGAAGCGAGTGTCGCTGACGGCGCTTGATGGCACGGGCTACGATGCCGAGCACACCCACCTCTTTGCCCGTGAAACGCGCGGGGTGCGCAGCTTGATTCCGGCACTCATCGGTCGACGTACCAGTAAGCCACCTAGCAACTACTGGCGACGATAAATGCGAGGCCGACTGCATCGGACGCGCTACTCGCAGCGCTGGCAGGTCGAAACCGTCCACAGCATGCTCAAACGGCTCCTCGAATCCGCGTTGCGGGTCCGCAGCGTGCAGCAAAATCATGTTGCGAGCACTCACCCTCAACGTCATGATTCTCAGATGTACGTGAGTTTTCTACAGAGCAGTTCCGCCCCCTTTTGAGTGATGAATAAGAATTAGTGCAAATCAGTGTTCCTTGGTTTTGGCTTTGTCTACTCTGCCGAGTCGAACACTCGTAAAGAACACTAACCGGCACTAATTCCCACTGATCGATTCGCCCCCGCGGCCGACCCCCGCAACAAATAGTTCTGACCCGTTATTGCCCCCGTTATTGCCCCGCTGACCCGTTATTGCCCCGCTGACCCGTTATTGCCCCGCCTCGCGAACAAAGATCTGAGCAATCTGCGAAATCTGTGGATGAATAAATTCGGTGGATGAACTGCAACGGGAGCAGAAAGGCTACTTCCCGGCGTCCGCCCCTTCGGCACGCCAGGCGTCCATGAACTGGTCGATCAAGTCGAGCTTCGGCTTGCGGTAGTTTGTCGTCACCTCGATCTTCTCGGCAATCTGCAGGCACTTGTCCTGGGCCGGATCGTAGGTGGGCCACTCGGGCAGGCCTTCGCGATTCGGGTTGCCCGTGGCGGCGAACTGCGTCCAGTAGCCGACCATCGCGTCGCGGATCGCCTTGTCGACCGCCGTGTGGCCGGGCGTGAGCTCCAGGTTGTCGAGCGCGTAGGGGAGTTCC includes:
- a CDS encoding Gfo/Idh/MocA family oxidoreductase yields the protein MPSWWGRHHTQSLRSARHATAPERLCHRPLRARLAWHKTSLSVPRRIRVTKAHESSVTRRDVLKTSGTLAAVTTLAGLAVPKVHAAENNTIQVALVGCGGRGTGAAMNALSTQQGPVKLVAMADVFQDRLSNSYEQLSKEKPDLVDVPEDRRFIGFDSYQRAMDCLNPGDVVIFATPPAFRWVHFGHAIDKNLHVFMEKPTTVDGPTTRRMIDLAKKSVEKNLKVGVGLMCRHCNARQELHDRIQNGEIGDIVLLRAYRQLGPTGFAFAGQKPAEQSELEYQIRNFHAFLWASGGAFSDFLIHNIDESCWMKEAWPVEAKASGGRHFRGDNVDQNFDTYAVEYTFDDGSKMFLEGRTMTGCAQEFASYAHGSKGAAVISTSSHAPARCRIYKDQRIKKGDIVWRYGQSEPSPYQLEWDHLMAAIRSDTPYNEAQRGAEASLVTSMGRMAAHTGQIITYDKILSSDHEFAPDVDKLTIGGAAPLVADAEGKYPIPQPGITTDREYFT
- a CDS encoding aldo/keto reductase, whose amino-acid sequence is MKTVALPSGEHVPALGLGTWRVGDRDSDRAEEIATLRLALELGASLIDTAEMYGEGRAEEVIAEAIADRRDEAFLVSKVYPHNATRQGAIAACERSLQRLRTDRLDLYLLHWRGSVPLVETLDAFTKLQQSGKIRYFGVSNFDLADMQEWWSLAGGSTVATNQVLYNLTRRGIEGDLLPWQREHSLPLMAYSPIEQGRLAKNKKLTTFANKHGLTTTQAALAWLLAHDDIMVIPKTSHPERLRENLAALELPLSPEQQAELDELFPPPTGPQPLEML
- a CDS encoding AAA family ATPase, with protein sequence MMPIRSLQVRGYRSIQRVQLRLGPVNVLEGANGCGKSNLYRSLYLLAAAAEGRFARTLANEGGMASALWAGEQIKGVSKRITIEVEFDQWSYHFACGLPMPSKSAFHLDPLIRSEELWFHDGDRKTSVFRRENGSAQLRDETGRAVKFPLDLSDAESILSELREPHRYPELSALRSVLLGWRFYHQFRTDFESPLRRPQIGVQTPVLSHDGTDLAAALQTILEIGEGDVLNAAVSDAFPGGSVEIESSNGGMEIALAMPEFRRAFRGSELSDGTLKYLCLAAALLSPRPPALLAINEPDANLHPKLYEPLARLISQAGRNSQVWITTHSRALATLLQRYAAAQVIRLEKRNGATVIASGELDDVQNG